In Tenacibaculum pacificus, a single window of DNA contains:
- a CDS encoding c-type cytochrome, which translates to MKSFFKIIVALVVITSVISCGDKRTPQLQYMPDMYVSIPYDANGADGLNGKMVDRLPVAGTVSRKGIVAYDIPNTNEGYEKAKATLKNPLATTEKNLAKGKELYGIYCATCHGKKGDGNGVLSQRDKFNGIPNYKERDLNPGNIYHVIMYGKNLMGSHAGQLQYNERWQIVQYVEKLRSELK; encoded by the coding sequence ATGAAAAGTTTTTTTAAAATAATCGTTGCTTTAGTTGTTATAACAAGTGTTATTTCATGTGGAGATAAACGTACACCACAACTACAATATATGCCTGATATGTATGTGTCTATTCCTTATGATGCGAATGGTGCAGATGGTTTAAATGGTAAAATGGTAGACAGGTTACCTGTTGCAGGTACAGTAAGTAGAAAAGGTATTGTAGCTTATGATATTCCGAATACAAATGAAGGATATGAAAAAGCGAAAGCAACTTTAAAAAATCCTTTAGCGACTACTGAAAAAAATTTAGCAAAAGGTAAAGAGTTATACGGAATTTACTGTGCTACTTGTCACGGAAAAAAAGGTGATGGTAATGGAGTTTTATCTCAAAGAGATAAATTTAACGGTATACCAAACTATAAAGAAAGAGACTTAAATCCAGGAAATATTTATCATGTTATTATGTATGGTAAAAATTTAATGGGATCTCATGCAGGACAATTACAATACAATGAGCGTTGGCAAATTGTACAGTATGTAGAGAAATTAAGAAGCGAATTAAAATAA
- a CDS encoding cytochrome c oxidase subunit I, which translates to MSDHHHKETFVTKYIFSQDHKMISKQFLVTGIFMGIIGGFMSMLFRLQIAWPETSFSIIEAFLGNHQTDGIMDPDMYLALVTIHGTIMVFFVLTAALSGTFSNLLIPLQIGARDMASGFLNMVSYWLFFLSSVVMIISLFVEAGPASAGWTIYPPLSALPQAIPGSGTGMTLWLVSMAIFVASSLIGSLNYIVTILNLRTKGMKMTRLPLTMWAFFITAIIGVVSFPVLLSAALLLIFDRSFGTSFFLSDIFISGEVLHYQGGSPVLFEHLFWFLGHPEVYIILLPALGLTSEVISTNARKPIFGYRAMIGSIMAIAFLSTIVWGHHMFISGMNPFLGSVFTFTTVLIAIPSAVKAFNYVTTLWKGNLQLNPAMLFSIGLVSTFVTGGLTGLVLGDSALDINVHDTYFVVAHFHLVMGVSALLGMFAGVYHWFPKMYGRMMNKTLGYWHFWLTIISAYGVFFPMHFVGLAGLPRRYYTNSNFPMFDDLVEINVFMTLMAFLGGAAQLLFLANFFISMYRGQKATMNPWKSNTLEWTTPVEHIHGNWPGAIPEVHRWAYDYSKTDENGEYLHGQDYVLQTTPLLEGEEPS; encoded by the coding sequence ATGTCAGATCATCATCACAAAGAAACATTTGTAACTAAATACATCTTTAGTCAAGATCATAAAATGATCTCGAAACAATTTCTTGTTACGGGTATATTTATGGGAATTATAGGAGGTTTTATGTCTATGTTATTTCGTTTACAAATAGCATGGCCAGAAACATCTTTTTCAATAATAGAAGCATTTTTAGGAAATCATCAAACCGATGGAATTATGGATCCTGATATGTACTTAGCATTGGTAACAATACATGGTACAATAATGGTGTTTTTTGTATTAACTGCTGCTTTAAGTGGTACTTTCTCAAACTTATTAATCCCATTACAAATTGGAGCTCGTGATATGGCTTCTGGTTTCTTAAATATGGTTTCATACTGGTTGTTTTTCTTATCATCAGTAGTAATGATTATATCATTATTTGTTGAAGCAGGACCAGCATCAGCAGGATGGACAATTTATCCTCCATTATCTGCATTGCCACAAGCAATTCCAGGTTCAGGTACAGGTATGACTTTATGGTTAGTGTCTATGGCAATATTTGTTGCTTCTTCATTAATCGGATCGTTAAACTACATCGTAACTATTTTAAATTTACGTACAAAAGGAATGAAAATGACAAGATTGCCACTAACAATGTGGGCTTTCTTTATCACAGCGATTATTGGTGTTGTTTCATTTCCTGTATTATTATCTGCAGCTTTATTATTAATTTTTGATAGAAGTTTCGGAACATCATTTTTCTTATCAGATATTTTTATCTCTGGAGAAGTATTACATTATCAAGGAGGATCACCAGTATTATTTGAACACTTATTCTGGTTCTTAGGTCACCCTGAAGTATATATTATTTTATTACCAGCTTTAGGATTAACATCTGAAGTAATTTCAACAAATGCTCGTAAGCCAATTTTTGGATATCGTGCAATGATTGGATCTATTATGGCAATTGCATTTTTATCTACAATTGTTTGGGGGCACCACATGTTTATCTCAGGAATGAATCCATTCTTAGGATCTGTGTTTACTTTTACAACAGTATTAATTGCAATTCCATCGGCAGTAAAAGCATTTAATTATGTAACAACGCTTTGGAAAGGTAACTTACAATTAAATCCTGCAATGTTATTTTCTATCGGATTAGTTTCGACATTCGTAACAGGAGGTTTAACAGGATTAGTTTTAGGAGATTCTGCTTTAGATATTAACGTACATGATACTTATTTCGTAGTAGCTCACTTTCACTTAGTGATGGGAGTATCTGCTTTATTAGGAATGTTTGCTGGTGTGTATCACTGGTTCCCTAAAATGTATGGTAGAATGATGAACAAAACATTAGGTTACTGGCACTTTTGGTTAACAATAATTTCTGCTTACGGAGTATTTTTCCCGATGCACTTTGTTGGATTAGCTGGTTTACCTCGTCGTTATTATACAAACTCAAACTTTCCAATGTTTGATGATTTAGTTGAAATTAACGTATTTATGACATTAATGGCATTCTTAGGAGGAGCTGCTCAGTTATTATTCTTAGCAAACTTCTTTATCTCAATGTACAGAGGTCAAAAAGCAACTATGAATCCTTGGAAATCGAATACTTTAGAATGGACTACTCCAGTAGAACACATTCACGGAAACTGGCCAGGTGCTATTCCTGAAGTTCACAGATGGGCTTATGATTATAGTAAAACAGATGAAAATGGTGAGTACTTACACGGTCAAGATTACGTGTTACAAACTACTCCATTATTAGAAGGCGAAGAACCTTCATAA
- a CDS encoding quinol:cytochrome C oxidoreductase, with protein sequence MYQFTGKLKILAIALMILGALGTAISFMSAPKTLTEAKAILEKQHGAHHDEHATDDTHAVATPHVEEAHTEVEKHSEKRTESHTADTTAIETEAVKEVHSEEAITAHAVDNAHAEEVTEKHVEATVAHTDTTEAHAENHDAHAEHAFHQMQNRPWAAFFVALMFFLGMTLLVLAFYAIQRVAQAGWSVVLFRVMEAITANLHYVSVIMLLFLIATAMHMNHLFPWMNEGVFDTQHANYDAVIDGKKWFLNTPGWLIRSIFYLTVWNVYRFIIRKGSIKQENGDLKLHMRNYNISVVFLFLFLVTESMMSWDWIMGIDPHWFSTLFGWYVLATFLVSALTVIAFVTIYLRAKGLLPFVNDSHIHDLAKYMFGFSVFWTYLWFAQFMLIWYADIPEETTYYLLRFNEYKVPFLAMVVMNFIFPILLLLNSDFKSIPWFVTIGGVVILAGHYLDLFVMIMPGTVGAQYGFGIGEISGILFFLGLFIYATFSAFAKANPLAKGNPFLHESETHHYYNIEHRGEDSNH encoded by the coding sequence ATGTACCAGTTTACAGGAAAATTAAAAATACTTGCTATTGCTCTTATGATTTTAGGAGCGTTAGGTACTGCCATTAGTTTTATGTCGGCACCTAAAACGTTAACAGAGGCAAAAGCGATTTTAGAAAAACAACATGGTGCTCATCATGATGAACATGCTACGGATGATACTCATGCAGTAGCAACACCTCATGTTGAAGAAGCACATACTGAAGTTGAAAAACATTCAGAAAAAAGAACCGAATCACATACTGCTGATACTACAGCAATAGAAACTGAAGCGGTAAAAGAAGTACACTCAGAAGAAGCAATAACTGCTCACGCTGTAGATAATGCACATGCAGAAGAAGTAACCGAAAAACATGTTGAAGCTACAGTAGCACATACTGATACTACTGAAGCTCATGCCGAAAATCATGATGCTCACGCAGAACATGCTTTTCATCAAATGCAAAATCGCCCTTGGGCAGCATTTTTTGTCGCTTTAATGTTCTTTTTAGGAATGACATTATTAGTGTTAGCTTTTTATGCAATTCAAAGAGTAGCACAAGCAGGTTGGTCTGTTGTATTATTTAGAGTAATGGAAGCTATTACAGCAAATTTACACTATGTAAGTGTTATCATGTTATTATTTTTAATAGCAACAGCGATGCACATGAATCACTTATTTCCTTGGATGAATGAGGGAGTTTTTGATACGCAACACGCAAATTATGATGCTGTTATCGATGGAAAAAAATGGTTTTTAAATACGCCAGGATGGTTAATTAGAAGTATCTTTTATTTAACAGTTTGGAATGTATATCGTTTTATCATTAGAAAAGGTTCTATAAAACAAGAAAATGGAGATTTAAAATTACACATGAGAAATTACAATATTTCTGTAGTTTTCTTATTCCTTTTCCTTGTAACAGAATCTATGATGTCTTGGGATTGGATTATGGGAATTGACCCACACTGGTTCTCTACATTATTTGGATGGTATGTATTAGCAACTTTCTTAGTATCTGCATTAACAGTAATTGCTTTTGTAACAATTTACTTAAGAGCTAAAGGTCTTTTACCATTTGTAAATGATAGTCATATTCATGATTTAGCAAAGTATATGTTTGGTTTCTCTGTATTTTGGACTTACTTATGGTTTGCTCAATTTATGTTAATTTGGTATGCTGATATTCCTGAAGAAACAACTTATTATTTATTACGTTTTAATGAATATAAAGTACCATTTTTAGCAATGGTAGTTATGAACTTTATTTTCCCTATACTTTTATTATTAAATAGTGATTTTAAAAGCATACCTTGGTTTGTAACAATAGGAGGAGTTGTAATATTAGCTGGTCATTATTTAGATTTATTCGTAATGATTATGCCAGGAACAGTTGGTGCTCAATATGGATTTGGTATTGGAGAAATAAGCGGAATTTTATTCTTCTTAGGATTATTTATTTATGCTACATTTAGTGCGTTTGCAAAAGCAAATCCATTAGCAAAAGGAAATCCATTCTTACACGAAAGTGAAACACACCATTACTATAATATCGAACACAGAGGAGAAGATAGTAATCATTAA
- a CDS encoding SulP family inorganic anion transporter: MKLLKKLIPILAWLPNYKKTALKADILAGITVATVLIPQGIAYALIAGLPPIYGLYAALVPQLIYVIFGTSRQVAIGPVAMDSLIVATGISTLALIGSENYIAIAILLALMVGSMQLLMGLFRLGFVVNFLSRPVIIGFTSAVAMIIGLNQFRNLLGVDFLQSDQVHILLEDIFLKISYLNINTSIIGILACIIIVLFRKINKKIPNALIVVVLGIIVLRFFENFLTDVAIVKDIPSGLPKFNIPIIDIVLIKQLFPIAATLVMVGYLEIISIGKTLEAKQDEYRISANQELVALGLSNIVGSLFQSYPTTSSFSRSAINEEAGGKTGVSAIVSALIVILTLLFFTPVFYYLPKTILAAIIIVAVFNLIDIKEAKRLWKANHLDFWLLIATFFSTIFLGIEPGILTGVLLSLVVLIYRTSRPYVAQLGRVPNSDFYRNKNRFEEVIIDPEILIFRFDAQLFYANCNYFREKLDDMTEEKGISLKLIILDAESINRVDSTGIEMLKERIRYYHKRNISFYFAGVKGPVRDDFFRGGILEEVGLEHFFMRANGAVHFFQTGNNENQKKYAQYIHQAYK, from the coding sequence ATGAAATTACTAAAGAAACTCATACCCATATTAGCGTGGTTACCCAACTACAAAAAAACAGCATTAAAAGCTGATATTCTAGCTGGGATAACCGTAGCAACCGTGCTAATTCCTCAAGGAATTGCCTATGCATTAATTGCAGGATTGCCACCTATTTATGGATTATATGCCGCTTTAGTACCTCAATTAATATATGTAATTTTCGGAACTTCTCGTCAAGTAGCAATTGGTCCTGTGGCAATGGATTCGTTAATTGTTGCAACTGGTATTTCTACATTAGCTTTAATAGGTTCTGAAAATTATATTGCTATCGCAATTTTATTAGCATTGATGGTTGGTAGTATGCAACTTTTAATGGGGCTTTTTCGTTTAGGATTTGTCGTTAATTTTTTATCAAGACCTGTAATTATAGGTTTTACATCCGCGGTAGCGATGATTATTGGCTTAAATCAATTTAGAAATTTGCTTGGTGTAGATTTTTTACAAAGCGATCAAGTACACATTTTATTAGAAGATATTTTTTTAAAAATTTCTTATCTTAATATTAATACTTCTATAATAGGAATTTTAGCTTGTATTATAATTGTTCTTTTTAGAAAGATAAATAAAAAAATACCAAATGCTTTAATTGTTGTAGTATTAGGAATTATAGTGCTTCGCTTTTTTGAAAACTTTCTTACCGATGTTGCGATAGTAAAAGATATTCCTTCAGGTTTACCTAAATTCAATATTCCTATTATAGATATTGTTTTAATAAAACAATTATTTCCTATTGCAGCAACATTAGTAATGGTTGGATATTTAGAGATTATATCAATAGGAAAAACTCTTGAAGCAAAACAAGATGAATATAGAATAAGTGCAAATCAAGAATTAGTAGCCTTAGGATTAAGTAATATTGTTGGTTCATTATTTCAATCATATCCAACTACATCAAGTTTTTCTCGTTCAGCAATAAACGAAGAAGCAGGAGGTAAAACAGGAGTTTCTGCAATTGTATCAGCATTAATAGTAATACTTACGTTACTTTTTTTTACACCTGTATTTTATTATTTACCAAAAACAATATTAGCTGCAATTATTATTGTAGCGGTATTTAATTTAATCGATATAAAAGAAGCAAAAAGACTTTGGAAGGCTAATCATTTAGATTTTTGGCTATTAATAGCAACCTTTTTTTCGACCATATTTTTAGGAATAGAACCAGGAATATTAACAGGTGTTCTTTTATCTTTAGTTGTATTGATTTATAGAACATCCAGACCTTACGTAGCACAATTAGGAAGAGTACCAAATTCTGATTTTTATCGAAATAAAAATAGATTTGAAGAAGTAATTATAGATCCAGAAATATTAATATTTCGTTTTGATGCACAGTTATTTTATGCAAATTGTAATTATTTCCGTGAAAAATTAGACGATATGACCGAAGAAAAAGGAATTTCATTAAAACTAATTATATTAGATGCCGAAAGTATTAATCGAGTTGATAGTACAGGAATTGAAATGTTAAAAGAACGTATTCGCTATTATCATAAACGAAATATTTCCTTTTATTTTGCTGGAGTAAAAGGACCTGTAAGAGATGATTTTTTTAGAGGAGGTATATTAGAAGAAGTTGGTTTAGAACATTTTTTTATGCGTGCCAATGGTGCAGTACATTTTTTTCAAACAGGAAATAACGAAAACCAAAAAAAATACGCACAATATATACATCAAGCGTATAAATAA
- the nrfD gene encoding NrfD/PsrC family molybdoenzyme membrane anchor subunit encodes MSSHYESSYREPLVLGNKSYHDITEDIAKPIEGKANQNWYIAFFISLAAMLWGFGCIFYTVGTGIGVWGLSKNIGWAWDITNFVWWVGIGHAGTLISAVLLLFRQKWRMAINRSAEAMTIFAVFQAGLFPIIHMGRPWNGYWVLPMPNQFGSLWVNFNSPLLWDVFAISTYLSVSLVFWWTGLLPDFAMIRDRAVKPFQKKIYALLSFGWSGRAKDWQRFEEVSLVLAGLATPLVLSVHTIVSMDFATSINPGWHSTIFPPYFVAGAIFSGFAMVQTLLGIMRKVTNMEAYITRLHVEYMNIVILLTGGIVAVAYATEFFIAWYTGSPYENYTYLSFGAEAGAYGWAFWSLLICNIILPQLLWIKKLRRSFIFSFIISIIINIGMWFERFDIIAIVLSKGHLPSTWWRFEPTFVDVGIFVGTIGFFFVLFLLYARTFPVIAQAEVKTILKSSGENFKKLRDKNNEH; translated from the coding sequence ATGTCGTCTCATTACGAATCATCTTATAGAGAACCTTTAGTGTTAGGTAACAAAAGTTACCATGATATCACTGAAGACATTGCAAAGCCCATAGAAGGTAAAGCAAATCAAAATTGGTATATCGCATTTTTTATCTCCTTAGCAGCAATGTTATGGGGGTTTGGGTGTATTTTCTACACAGTCGGTACAGGTATCGGTGTGTGGGGATTAAGTAAAAACATTGGTTGGGCATGGGATATTACCAACTTCGTATGGTGGGTAGGTATTGGTCACGCAGGAACTTTAATTTCGGCAGTACTATTATTATTCCGTCAGAAATGGAGAATGGCAATTAACCGTTCGGCAGAAGCAATGACAATTTTTGCTGTATTCCAAGCAGGTTTATTCCCTATTATTCACATGGGACGTCCATGGAATGGATACTGGGTATTACCAATGCCAAATCAATTCGGATCATTATGGGTTAACTTTAACTCACCATTATTATGGGATGTATTCGCAATTTCAACATATTTATCTGTATCATTAGTTTTCTGGTGGACAGGTTTATTACCAGATTTTGCAATGATTCGTGATAGAGCAGTAAAGCCTTTTCAAAAGAAAATATATGCTTTATTATCTTTCGGATGGTCAGGTAGAGCTAAAGATTGGCAACGTTTTGAAGAAGTATCATTAGTGTTAGCAGGTTTAGCTACACCATTAGTACTTTCAGTACATACAATTGTATCAATGGATTTTGCTACTTCTATTAACCCAGGATGGCATTCAACAATATTTCCTCCTTATTTCGTAGCTGGAGCAATCTTTTCAGGATTTGCAATGGTACAAACCTTATTAGGTATTATGCGTAAGGTTACAAATATGGAAGCATATATTACACGTTTACACGTAGAATATATGAATATTGTAATCCTTTTAACAGGTGGTATTGTAGCTGTAGCTTATGCAACAGAATTCTTTATTGCATGGTATACAGGATCACCTTATGAAAACTATACTTATTTATCATTTGGAGCAGAAGCAGGAGCATATGGATGGGCATTTTGGTCATTGTTAATATGTAATATTATTTTACCTCAATTATTATGGATTAAGAAATTAAGAAGAAGTTTTATATTTTCTTTCATTATTTCTATCATTATTAATATCGGTATGTGGTTTGAGCGTTTCGACATTATTGCAATTGTATTAAGTAAAGGACACTTACCATCAACATGGTGGCGTTTTGAACCAACATTTGTAGATGTGGGTATTTTTGTAGGAACTATTGGTTTTTTCTTTGTATTATTCTTATTATATGCAAGAACTTTCCCAGTAATTGCACAAGCAGAAGTTAAGACTATCTTGAAGTCTTCAGGAGAGAATTTTAAAAAATTAAGAGATAAGAACAATGAGCACTAG
- a CDS encoding 4Fe-4S dicluster domain-containing protein, whose amino-acid sequence MNNEYGKMVLNPDVVVRSRGVMEKCSMCIQMTQATILNAKKEGRAVHKDEFETACSSACSSGSMVFGDINNPEDAVTALKEDDRAFHVLDYIGTKPNVVYQVKVRNTNEA is encoded by the coding sequence TTGAATAACGAATACGGAAAAATGGTGTTAAATCCAGATGTAGTAGTTCGTTCTCGTGGAGTTATGGAAAAATGTTCTATGTGTATTCAAATGACACAAGCAACTATCTTAAATGCTAAAAAAGAAGGTAGAGCTGTACATAAAGATGAATTTGAAACAGCTTGTTCATCAGCTTGTTCATCTGGGTCAATGGTATTTGGAGATATAAATAATCCTGAAGATGCAGTTACTGCATTAAAAGAGGATGATAGAGCTTTTCATGTGTTAGACTATATTGGTACAAAACCAAACGTAGTTTATCAAGTAAAAGTAAGAAATACAAACGAAGCATAA
- a CDS encoding cytochrome c oxidase subunit II, which yields MLALFYIFIAIAIGVSFWQITRIMNLRSVIATDKDNETQGKLAIGFLVFFYAMMVYCLVAMNVIMLPESASIEGEHDDNLFNITFWLIGVVQFAMQFLIFFFTYKYRGKKGKKALFYADSHTLELIWTVIPAVTIVILIGYGLWAWNNIMYVGDDENPIVIEVYSRQFDWQARYAGADNELGLGNVNFIKGINSMGVDMSDPKAQDDKKVTEMVLPKGKKVLFKFRSQDVLHSAYVPHFRAQMNCVPGMITQFAFTPKFTTDEMRLSSEVIEKTAGINKIRKVKGEDPYEFNYLLLCNKICGASHYNMQMKITVVEQAEYDKWLSEQKTLAQVIK from the coding sequence ATGCTCGCTTTATTTTATATTTTCATAGCAATTGCAATAGGAGTTAGTTTCTGGCAAATTACACGTATCATGAATCTTCGTTCTGTAATAGCTACAGACAAAGACAACGAAACACAAGGTAAATTAGCTATAGGATTTTTAGTTTTTTTCTATGCAATGATGGTTTACTGTTTAGTAGCCATGAATGTAATTATGTTACCTGAATCGGCTTCTATAGAAGGAGAACATGATGATAACTTATTTAACATTACATTTTGGTTAATCGGTGTTGTTCAGTTTGCAATGCAATTTTTAATTTTCTTTTTCACTTACAAGTATAGAGGTAAAAAAGGTAAAAAGGCATTGTTTTATGCTGATAGTCATACTTTAGAATTAATATGGACTGTTATCCCTGCGGTAACAATTGTAATATTAATTGGATATGGTTTATGGGCTTGGAATAACATTATGTATGTTGGTGATGACGAAAACCCAATTGTAATTGAAGTATATTCAAGACAATTTGACTGGCAAGCACGTTATGCAGGAGCAGATAATGAATTAGGTTTAGGAAACGTAAACTTTATTAAAGGTATTAACTCAATGGGAGTTGATATGTCTGATCCTAAAGCACAAGATGATAAGAAAGTTACTGAAATGGTTTTACCAAAGGGTAAAAAAGTTTTATTTAAGTTTCGTTCACAAGATGTATTACACTCTGCTTACGTACCTCACTTTAGAGCGCAAATGAATTGTGTACCAGGTATGATTACTCAATTTGCTTTTACACCAAAGTTTACTACGGATGAAATGCGTTTAAGTTCTGAAGTAATAGAAAAAACAGCTGGAATTAACAAAATTAGAAAAGTAAAAGGTGAAGACCCTTACGAATTTAATTATTTATTGTTATGTAATAAAATTTGTGGTGCATCTCATTACAATATGCAAATGAAAATCACTGTTGTTGAACAAGCAGAATATGACAAGTGGTTATCAGAACAAAAAACGTTAGCGCAAGTTATTAAATAA